A window from Deltaproteobacteria bacterium encodes these proteins:
- a CDS encoding PBP1A family penicillin-binding protein, producing the protein MTHKNTKKHFKHSGLGTIVLVTILCCLILAVIGSSILYYILLKELPSIAALKDYRPSIATRVYADNNELIDEFFLEDRKVIKLADVPKVVIQAFVAAEDARFYQHKGFDLQSITRAFYKNIEAGRIVQGGSTITQQVAKSLYLSSERKYMRKIKEAVLAYKIDKYLTKDEIMSLYLNHIYLGHGTYGIEAASQGYFGKSAKYLTLPEAALLAGLPKAPSSYSPFINFDKARQRQTYVLDRMVEDEYITQEEKSRALAIHIKLKSTRPKEKIAPYFVENVRKYILEKYGSDVLYKEGLEIYTTLNIDMQKAARDAVERGLQELEAREGYEKGVVQGAFLCMDAKTGAVTAMVGGRDFKKSEFNRATQSKRQPGSSFKPFIYTAAFDKGMTPSTRILDAPIVYEDRSSPDGFWKPKNFDGKFNGPTTLRTALVQSRNIITIKVLQEIGVDYAAAYAANMGINSPLSKNLTMALGTSSVTLQEMVRAYGVLANQGKRVVPFFIRKIVDRTGQVFEETQVKSEQVIDPRIAFISSYVLQDVVESGTGRRVKSIGRPVAAKTGTTDDMRDAWFIGFTPSLVAGVWVGFDQERSLGKQEVGGRAAAPIWLYFMEKAVRGKPVEIFPVPDGIVFIKVDPHTGMPTMRSTYGTIYESFLEGTTANGAVPVEVDETQDDPTKNNTDSSR; encoded by the coding sequence ATGACCCATAAGAATACAAAAAAACATTTCAAACACTCCGGCCTCGGGACAATAGTATTGGTGACCATCCTGTGTTGCCTCATTCTCGCAGTTATCGGTAGCAGTATCCTTTATTATATCCTTCTCAAAGAATTGCCGAGCATTGCGGCCTTAAAGGACTACCGTCCGAGCATCGCCACACGGGTGTATGCGGACAACAATGAACTCATCGATGAGTTTTTTCTGGAAGACAGAAAGGTCATTAAGCTTGCAGATGTTCCCAAGGTAGTTATTCAGGCCTTTGTGGCTGCGGAAGATGCGAGATTTTATCAGCACAAGGGCTTTGACCTGCAGAGTATAACGAGGGCTTTTTATAAAAATATCGAGGCAGGACGCATTGTTCAGGGGGGAAGTACTATAACTCAACAGGTGGCCAAATCCCTCTATCTCTCTTCGGAGAGAAAGTACATGAGAAAAATCAAGGAGGCTGTGCTCGCCTATAAGATCGACAAGTATCTAACAAAAGATGAAATCATGAGCCTCTATCTGAATCACATCTACTTAGGGCATGGAACGTACGGAATTGAGGCGGCATCACAGGGGTATTTTGGGAAAAGCGCCAAGTATCTGACCCTGCCCGAAGCCGCACTCCTGGCCGGACTTCCCAAGGCGCCCAGCAGCTATTCCCCTTTCATCAACTTCGACAAGGCACGCCAGAGACAGACCTATGTACTGGACAGGATGGTCGAGGATGAATACATCACCCAGGAAGAAAAATCGCGGGCACTCGCAATACATATCAAACTCAAATCCACCAGACCAAAGGAAAAAATTGCCCCCTATTTTGTCGAAAACGTTCGAAAGTACATCCTGGAAAAATACGGTAGTGACGTACTGTATAAAGAAGGTCTCGAGATCTATACGACCCTTAACATAGATATGCAAAAGGCGGCACGGGATGCTGTTGAGAGGGGCCTTCAGGAATTAGAAGCCAGGGAGGGATATGAAAAAGGCGTTGTTCAGGGAGCATTTCTCTGTATGGATGCGAAGACCGGTGCCGTCACAGCTATGGTCGGAGGAAGGGATTTCAAGAAAAGTGAATTCAACCGCGCAACCCAATCAAAGAGACAGCCGGGATCATCTTTTAAGCCATTTATCTACACAGCCGCTTTCGACAAGGGAATGACTCCATCGACACGGATACTGGATGCCCCTATTGTCTATGAAGACAGGTCATCACCGGACGGTTTCTGGAAACCAAAAAACTTTGACGGAAAATTTAATGGGCCGACCACTCTGAGAACCGCCCTCGTCCAATCGCGTAATATCATTACGATAAAGGTTCTTCAGGAGATAGGGGTTGATTACGCCGCTGCATATGCCGCAAATATGGGAATAAACTCTCCACTGTCAAAAAATCTCACCATGGCGCTGGGAACGTCCAGTGTCACCCTTCAGGAAATGGTCAGGGCCTATGGTGTTCTGGCAAACCAGGGGAAACGGGTCGTTCCCTTTTTCATAAGAAAAATCGTTGATCGAACAGGTCAAGTCTTTGAAGAGACCCAGGTAAAAAGTGAACAGGTTATCGACCCTCGTATAGCCTTCATTTCATCCTATGTCCTGCAGGATGTTGTGGAAAGCGGAACAGGGAGGCGGGTAAAGAGCATCGGCAGGCCCGTCGCAGCGAAGACGGGAACAACGGATGACATGAGAGATGCGTGGTTTATAGGCTTTACCCCTTCTCTGGTGGCTGGAGTGTGGGTCGGTTTTGACCAGGAAAGATCACTCGGCAAACAAGAAGTGGGAGGAAGGGCCGCAGCGCCCATATGGCTTTACTTCATGGAAAAGGCCGTGCGCGGCAAGCCCGTAGAAATTTTTCCCGTTCCGGATGGAATTGTGTTCATCAAGGTAGACCCACATACAGGCATGCCCACGATGCGGTCAACTTACGGAACCATATATGAAAGTTTCCTTGAGGGTACGACCGCAAATGGCGCGGTACCTGTGGAGGTTGACGAGACACAGGACGACCCTACCAAAAACAATACGGATAGCTCCCGTTAA
- the ilvD gene encoding dihydroxy-acid dehydratase has protein sequence MRSDLMKKGLERAPHRSLFKAMGYTDEEIARPLIGVVNSANEIIPGHIHLDIITEDVKSGIRMAGGTPVEFPVIGVCDGIAMGHTGMKYSLASRELIADSIEVMAIAHPFDGLVMVTNCDKIIPGMLMAALRLNIPTIFISGGPMLAGTLDGKTVDLISVFEGVGKVKSGRMKQKELKSLEDCACPGCGSCSGMYTANSMNCVTEALGLGLPGNGTIPAVNAARRRLAKQAGMKVMELFKKDIRPRKIATLSAFKNAIAVDMALGCSTNTVLHIPAIAHEAGIKLELDLFNEISKKTPNLCKLSPAGQHHLEDLDMAGGIQAVMKDINKLGVIDLKAMTVTGKTVGDNLKDAGVLNREVIRPLDKPYSKEGGIAILRGNLAPDGAVVKQSAVAENMLVNEGKARVFDSEDDAIAAILGGKIKPGDIVVIRYEGPKGGPGMREMLAPTSAIAGMGLDTTVSLLTDGRFSGGTRGAAIGHISPEAAEGGPIGLVKEGDIIAIDIPKKTITLKVSPAELKKRQEKFKPKPSAIQSGYLARYAKLVTSASTGAIFKD, from the coding sequence ATGCGAAGCGACCTGATGAAAAAGGGGCTGGAGCGGGCGCCACACAGATCCCTGTTCAAAGCCATGGGGTATACCGATGAAGAAATTGCACGGCCGTTGATCGGCGTGGTAAACTCCGCAAACGAGATCATCCCGGGACACATTCATCTTGATATTATTACGGAAGATGTAAAATCCGGCATCCGCATGGCGGGAGGAACGCCTGTTGAATTTCCCGTCATCGGTGTATGTGACGGGATCGCTATGGGACATACAGGCATGAAATACTCTCTCGCCAGCAGGGAGTTAATCGCCGATTCTATTGAGGTTATGGCTATCGCCCATCCCTTTGACGGCCTGGTGATGGTCACTAACTGCGACAAGATCATTCCCGGAATGTTGATGGCGGCGCTTCGCCTGAATATCCCTACCATATTTATCAGTGGCGGTCCCATGCTGGCAGGAACGCTGGACGGAAAAACGGTGGATCTCATCAGTGTCTTCGAAGGGGTCGGAAAGGTGAAGTCCGGCCGGATGAAACAGAAGGAGCTGAAGTCTTTAGAAGACTGTGCCTGCCCCGGGTGTGGCTCATGTTCCGGTATGTACACGGCGAATTCCATGAACTGCGTCACCGAGGCCCTCGGTCTCGGCCTCCCCGGAAACGGCACGATACCCGCTGTCAATGCGGCCCGTCGGCGTCTGGCAAAGCAGGCCGGCATGAAAGTCATGGAACTCTTCAAGAAAGATATCCGCCCGAGGAAGATCGCCACACTTTCGGCTTTTAAAAACGCCATCGCCGTTGACATGGCCCTGGGATGCTCGACCAATACGGTCCTGCATATTCCTGCCATTGCCCACGAAGCGGGGATTAAACTGGAGTTGGACCTGTTTAATGAAATAAGTAAAAAAACCCCGAATCTCTGCAAGCTCAGCCCCGCAGGACAACACCACTTAGAAGACTTAGACATGGCAGGTGGAATTCAGGCGGTAATGAAGGACATCAATAAACTTGGCGTCATCGACCTGAAAGCCATGACGGTTACAGGGAAAACGGTGGGCGATAATCTAAAGGATGCCGGAGTGTTAAACCGTGAGGTCATCAGGCCGCTTGACAAACCCTATTCGAAAGAAGGAGGCATCGCCATCCTCAGGGGAAATCTGGCCCCCGATGGCGCCGTGGTGAAGCAATCCGCTGTCGCAGAAAATATGCTTGTCAATGAAGGTAAGGCCCGTGTCTTTGATTCCGAAGACGATGCCATTGCCGCCATCTTGGGTGGGAAGATCAAACCGGGCGATATCGTCGTTATTCGTTACGAAGGTCCGAAAGGCGGACCCGGTATGCGCGAAATGCTTGCGCCCACCTCCGCCATCGCCGGGATGGGGCTTGATACAACAGTGTCACTTCTCACCGATGGAAGGTTCAGCGGCGGCACTCGCGGTGCCGCCATCGGGCACATCTCTCCGGAAGCGGCAGAGGGAGGTCCCATCGGTCTTGTCAAAGAAGGTGACATTATCGCCATCGATATCCCGAAAAAAACAATTACCCTCAAGGTCAGCCCGGCCGAATTGAAGAAAAGGCAGGAAAAATTTAAACCAAAACCATCGGCAATACAAAGCGGCTACCTGGCCCGTTATGCCAAACTGGTTACCTCCGCCAGCACCGGCGCTATATTCAAAGACTAA
- the tatC gene encoding twin-arginine translocase subunit TatC encodes MEDPVEEKMPFTNHLGELRTRLIRILIVVGIGVGVCWFYRDWLFQIITMPLVQVLPKNSHMIYTSLPEAFFNYMKISFFASLFLTCPYSLYQLWKFISPGLYKAEKKYVVPFVITSTLLFVGGVLFGYFLALPPAFSFFVEFSSDFLKPMISLREYLSFSLKLLLAFGLSFELPVIIFFMVKIGVVSSKMLAKQRRYAILVIFVAAAILTPSPDALTQIIMAIPLMGLYEIGIFVAKFAEKKRPKADDEKDNQEET; translated from the coding sequence ATGGAAGACCCTGTAGAAGAAAAAATGCCCTTTACCAATCATCTGGGGGAATTGAGAACCAGGCTTATCCGTATACTCATTGTAGTCGGTATTGGTGTCGGCGTTTGCTGGTTTTATAGGGACTGGTTATTCCAGATCATCACAATGCCCCTGGTTCAGGTCCTGCCTAAGAACAGTCACATGATATATACCAGCCTGCCGGAGGCATTTTTCAACTACATGAAAATCTCTTTCTTTGCATCGCTTTTTCTGACATGCCCCTACTCCCTGTATCAGCTATGGAAGTTCATATCACCCGGCCTCTATAAGGCGGAAAAGAAATATGTAGTCCCCTTTGTAATCACTTCAACCCTGTTGTTTGTCGGCGGCGTCCTCTTCGGATATTTTCTTGCCCTTCCCCCGGCATTCAGTTTTTTTGTGGAATTTTCATCTGACTTTCTCAAACCAATGATTTCTTTGAGGGAATATCTCTCCTTTTCCCTGAAACTCCTGCTTGCGTTTGGTCTGTCCTTTGAACTCCCTGTCATTATCTTCTTCATGGTAAAGATCGGAGTGGTAAGTTCAAAAATGCTCGCGAAACAGAGGCGATACGCCATCCTGGTAATATTTGTTGCCGCTGCCATACTGACACCTTCCCCTGATGCACTCACCCAGATCATCATGGCTATACCCTTGATGGGACTTTACGAAATTGGTATATTTGTGGCAAAATTCGCCGAAAAAAAACGCCCCAAAGCCGACGATGAGAAAGACAATCAAGAAGAAACATGA
- the ilvB gene encoding biosynthetic-type acetolactate synthase large subunit, with the protein MKVTGAQVLFNALEKENVDTIFGFPGGAVLDIFDELYRRNIKNILVRHEQGAIHAADGYARASGKVGVCLVTSGPGATNTVTGIANAYLDSIPVVVLTGQVATSLIGGDAFQEVDITGITRPCTKHNFLVRRIEDLGRTVREAFHIARSGRPGPVLIDIPKDITRTLIEENDISWNLSLPNNGKKTSIDAECAKALDMIRKAEKPLIISGGGVMLGRAWDELRTFVQTLNIPITSTLMGLGGFPASAPQWLGMPGMHGTYYANMAISHCDLLIAIGMRFDDRVTSKLDAFAPHAKVLHIDIDPASIDKLVKTHHSIASDCKPVLQLLNTWIADDRFAIPEAQTKAWLDQIGKWKKHAPMTYCQADKIKPQYVVDTLYRLTEGKAIITTEVGQNQMWAAQFYHFDYPNSFISSGGLGTMGFGFPAAIGAQVACPDRVVVDIAGDGSIQMNIQELATAVNYDLPVKIVILNNGFLGLVRQWQELFYGKRYSHSNIRNVPDFVKLAEAYDAVGLRATRPEEVEPILKQGLNTNRTVVMDFHVEPEEGVYPMVSPGAALTDMVLSK; encoded by the coding sequence GTGAAGGTAACAGGAGCACAAGTCCTTTTTAATGCCTTGGAAAAAGAAAATGTCGATACCATCTTTGGTTTTCCGGGTGGCGCCGTACTCGATATTTTTGATGAACTGTACAGACGCAACATTAAAAATATTTTAGTGCGGCATGAACAGGGCGCCATACACGCAGCCGACGGGTACGCGAGGGCTTCCGGCAAGGTTGGTGTTTGCCTCGTGACATCGGGACCCGGAGCAACCAACACGGTCACCGGTATTGCCAATGCTTATCTGGATTCCATTCCGGTTGTCGTACTGACCGGTCAGGTAGCGACATCGCTGATTGGCGGTGATGCCTTTCAGGAAGTGGATATTACCGGTATTACAAGACCATGCACCAAGCACAACTTTCTGGTGAGAAGAATTGAAGACCTGGGCCGAACCGTCAGAGAGGCCTTTCATATTGCCCGATCGGGACGTCCCGGACCGGTCTTGATCGATATTCCCAAAGATATCACACGGACACTCATAGAAGAGAATGATATATCCTGGAACTTAAGCCTCCCTAATAACGGTAAAAAGACTTCTATTGATGCGGAGTGTGCGAAAGCCCTCGACATGATCAGGAAAGCAGAAAAACCGCTTATCATCTCGGGTGGCGGTGTTATGCTGGGGCGGGCCTGGGATGAATTGAGAACATTTGTGCAGACACTGAACATCCCCATTACCTCAACATTAATGGGGCTCGGGGGGTTCCCCGCTTCAGCCCCTCAATGGCTCGGCATGCCGGGGATGCACGGCACCTACTATGCCAACATGGCCATCAGTCACTGTGACCTTTTGATCGCCATCGGTATGCGGTTTGACGATCGAGTTACCTCAAAGCTCGATGCCTTTGCACCCCATGCCAAGGTCCTTCATATAGACATTGACCCGGCATCCATCGATAAACTTGTGAAAACACATCACTCGATCGCGAGTGATTGCAAACCGGTATTACAGCTTCTCAATACATGGATTGCCGATGATCGTTTTGCGATTCCCGAAGCACAAACAAAGGCATGGCTCGATCAAATTGGAAAGTGGAAAAAGCACGCACCCATGACATATTGCCAGGCTGACAAAATCAAGCCTCAATACGTCGTCGATACATTGTACCGACTCACGGAGGGCAAGGCGATCATCACGACTGAGGTGGGTCAGAACCAGATGTGGGCCGCTCAATTTTATCACTTTGATTATCCCAATTCCTTCATTTCGTCAGGCGGGTTGGGCACAATGGGTTTTGGATTCCCGGCAGCAATAGGAGCACAGGTTGCATGCCCTGACAGGGTTGTCGTGGATATTGCCGGCGACGGAAGCATACAAATGAACATTCAGGAACTGGCAACGGCGGTTAATTATGACCTTCCGGTTAAAATCGTTATCTTAAATAACGGCTTCCTGGGCCTGGTTCGCCAGTGGCAGGAATTATTTTATGGGAAGCGGTATTCTCATAGTAATATACGTAATGTCCCTGATTTTGTGAAACTGGCGGAAGCGTATGATGCGGTCGGACTGCGGGCAACACGTCCCGAAGAAGTAGAGCCCATATTAAAGCAGGGTCTCAATACGAATAGGACGGTGGTAATGGATTTCCATGTCGAACCCGAGGAAGGTGTGTACCCCATGGTTTCACCGGGAGCAGCGCTGACAGATATGGTACTCAGCAAGTAG
- the ilvN gene encoding acetolactate synthase small subunit translates to MFRKVREQEQTISILVNNQPGVLSRVGGVFGRHGYNIKSLCVAETTNPEVSRITLTSESDPDFTEKIKKQLEKLVDVIAVSDLSGQAYIQRELMLIGVTVKEGMHSELLRAIEMFGCKIVTMAPDYFILEITGLQDETAAVLKYFQSFGVEEINRTGSIVVHRNRPQGKI, encoded by the coding sequence ATGTTTAGAAAGGTTCGCGAACAGGAACAGACCATTTCCATTCTGGTCAACAATCAACCGGGCGTTCTCTCCCGTGTAGGTGGCGTATTTGGCCGTCATGGGTACAACATCAAAAGCCTCTGTGTGGCGGAAACAACGAACCCCGAAGTTTCGAGAATCACGCTAACCAGTGAATCGGACCCCGATTTTACGGAAAAGATAAAAAAACAGTTGGAGAAGCTTGTAGATGTAATAGCAGTCTCCGATCTCTCGGGACAGGCATATATTCAAAGAGAATTAATGTTAATCGGCGTTACTGTTAAAGAGGGAATGCATTCCGAGCTCCTGCGGGCAATTGAAATGTTTGGTTGCAAAATCGTCACCATGGCTCCCGATTATTTCATTCTTGAAATAACAGGTCTTCAGGACGAAACGGCAGCAGTCTTGAAATATTTTCAATCTTTCGGCGTGGAAGAAATAAACAGAACCGGGTCAATTGTTGTACACCGGAATAGACCGCAAGGAAAAATCTGA
- the tatB gene encoding Sec-independent protein translocase protein TatB — translation MFGIGLPELIIIAIIALLVVGPKKLPDLAKSLGKGLTEFKKAAEEVTENVKETLKPDDIKKEVDDFKNSLLFGKKDDQEEHKQSPPADGEKREQSPKDSTNKTQS, via the coding sequence ATGTTCGGAATCGGTTTGCCCGAACTCATCATAATAGCCATTATCGCGTTGCTCGTCGTGGGCCCAAAAAAATTACCGGACCTTGCTAAGTCCTTGGGTAAAGGCCTCACCGAATTCAAAAAGGCGGCCGAAGAAGTTACAGAAAATGTCAAAGAAACACTGAAGCCGGATGATATCAAAAAAGAAGTTGATGACTTTAAAAACTCACTCCTCTTTGGCAAAAAAGACGACCAGGAGGAGCATAAGCAATCTCCACCCGCCGACGGCGAAAAGAGAGAACAATCCCCCAAAGACTCCACGAATAAAACTCAGTCTTGA
- the ilvB gene encoding biosynthetic-type acetolactate synthase large subunit translates to MDTIGADIIIQILREEGVDVIFGYPGANTLPLHDRLTNSQVRHYLMRHEQAAAHAADGYARATGKVGVCLATSGPGATNLVTGIATAYMDSTPMVALTAQVSTSLLGQDAFQETDIIGITMPITKHSYQVHDVNDVAQTLRQAFELAKTGRPGPVLVDLPRDILAAKCEPAEEKSESALKKNGNAVEDPEQLEKIAKALNQSERPILVIGGGVKLSNAFHLIRELIAKAKIPFVTTMMGVGSVDSANGYNLGLIGTHGNELANKMVHQCDFMLAVGTRFSDRSTAQIEEFAPLAKIAQIDIDPTSIGKSIKINIPYVGDIHDTLTALLPLIDEKEKSEWLQRIDMERDAIEQKLDDSGCGHAGNFIRLVQEAMPRETTVTADVGLNQIWTIRTWKARGPRSLITSGGMGTMGFSLPASIGVKVGAPERAVVSISGDGGFFMNIQELATIGYYNLPIKIIVINNGHLGMIRQIQHHFYNDRFNTIDLGSNVDFVAVARGFGIPGCRINVEEDPMAGIEAMANSEGPFLLEAVVDPENYVYPIIPPGCSNIEMMYERLD, encoded by the coding sequence ATGGATACTATAGGAGCAGATATCATCATACAAATCCTCAGGGAAGAAGGGGTGGATGTCATCTTCGGATACCCGGGGGCGAATACACTACCCTTGCATGACCGTTTGACGAACAGCCAGGTCCGCCATTATCTCATGCGGCACGAACAGGCAGCGGCCCATGCTGCTGACGGTTATGCCCGCGCCACCGGGAAGGTCGGCGTGTGCCTCGCAACATCAGGACCGGGGGCTACCAATCTGGTAACAGGTATCGCCACGGCCTATATGGACTCAACGCCCATGGTTGCCCTGACGGCACAGGTGAGCACGAGCCTTTTGGGACAGGACGCCTTCCAGGAAACGGATATCATCGGGATTACCATGCCTATCACAAAACACAGCTACCAGGTGCATGACGTGAACGATGTTGCACAAACATTAAGGCAGGCATTTGAACTCGCCAAGACCGGGAGACCGGGGCCCGTCCTTGTGGATCTCCCCCGTGATATTCTGGCAGCGAAATGCGAACCGGCAGAAGAAAAATCAGAATCGGCACTGAAGAAGAACGGCAATGCAGTGGAAGACCCGGAACAACTGGAAAAAATTGCTAAGGCCCTGAATCAGAGTGAACGGCCGATCCTCGTCATTGGCGGGGGAGTCAAATTGAGTAATGCATTTCACCTGATACGTGAGCTTATAGCAAAAGCGAAAATTCCCTTCGTAACGACAATGATGGGAGTCGGTTCCGTCGATTCCGCAAATGGTTACAACCTTGGGCTTATCGGAACTCACGGGAACGAGCTGGCAAACAAAATGGTGCACCAGTGCGATTTTATGCTTGCCGTGGGTACCCGTTTCTCGGACCGCAGTACTGCGCAAATAGAAGAATTCGCACCCCTGGCAAAAATCGCCCAGATCGATATCGATCCCACATCGATCGGCAAGAGCATCAAAATCAATATCCCCTATGTCGGAGATATTCATGATACCCTTACCGCCCTGCTCCCCCTCATCGATGAGAAGGAAAAATCGGAGTGGCTGCAGAGAATCGATATGGAAAGGGATGCGATCGAACAAAAACTTGATGATAGCGGTTGCGGACATGCGGGAAATTTTATCCGCCTGGTTCAGGAGGCCATGCCCAGGGAAACGACGGTGACTGCGGACGTGGGATTGAATCAGATATGGACAATCCGCACATGGAAGGCACGGGGCCCCCGCAGCCTGATTACCAGCGGAGGGATGGGCACCATGGGATTCAGCCTGCCTGCGTCAATAGGCGTCAAAGTCGGCGCACCGGAAAGGGCCGTTGTGTCTATCTCCGGTGATGGCGGGTTCTTCATGAATATACAGGAACTGGCGACTATCGGTTATTACAATCTGCCGATAAAGATTATCGTCATCAATAACGGCCACCTGGGAATGATCCGCCAGATCCAGCATCACTTCTACAATGACCGCTTTAATACCATCGATTTGGGAAGTAACGTTGATTTCGTTGCTGTCGCACGAGGCTTCGGCATTCCTGGTTGCAGGATTAATGTTGAGGAAGATCCCATGGCCGGCATCGAAGCGATGGCCAACTCGGAGGGTCCGTTTCTCCTGGAAGCTGTAGTTGATCCGGAAAACTACGTCTATCCCATTATACCACCCGGCTGCTCAAACATCGAAATGATGTATGAGAGGCTTGACTGA
- the ilvC gene encoding ketol-acid reductoisomerase: protein MPKINIGGVMEEVITSEEFTLEKARQVLKNEIVTVIGYGVQGRGQALNMKDNGIRCIVGEGEYNWQKAIDEGFIPGETLFPPMEAAKRGTIIQYLMSDAGQKEMWPDLKPHLTKGKALYFSHGFSVVYKNQTSVIPPADIDVILVAPKGAGRTVRDNFLAGSGINSSYAVFQDYTGKALERTLAVGIAIGSGYLFPTTFEKEVYSDLTGERGVLMGCLAGVLEAQYNVLRKHGHSPSEAFNETVEELTQSLMPLVAQNGMDWMYANCSTTAQRGALDWKNRFRDAVAPVFDTLYESVASGKETAIVLDVNSAPDYREKLQKELDTMKNSEMWQAGALVRSLRPERRKK, encoded by the coding sequence ATGCCTAAAATTAACATTGGCGGAGTCATGGAAGAGGTTATAACCTCGGAGGAGTTTACCCTGGAAAAGGCGCGGCAGGTGCTCAAGAATGAAATAGTTACCGTCATCGGTTACGGTGTGCAGGGACGCGGCCAGGCCTTAAACATGAAAGATAACGGTATTCGCTGTATCGTCGGTGAAGGAGAATACAACTGGCAAAAGGCCATCGACGAAGGGTTTATTCCCGGCGAGACCCTTTTCCCGCCGATGGAAGCTGCCAAACGCGGCACCATCATCCAGTATCTGATGTCCGATGCAGGTCAAAAGGAAATGTGGCCGGATCTCAAACCCCACCTGACGAAAGGCAAAGCCCTCTACTTTTCTCATGGATTCTCCGTTGTTTATAAAAACCAGACTAGTGTAATTCCTCCAGCCGATATCGATGTCATCCTGGTTGCGCCAAAAGGTGCGGGACGTACCGTGCGCGACAATTTTCTTGCCGGAAGCGGCATCAATTCCAGCTACGCCGTTTTCCAAGACTACACGGGAAAAGCACTGGAAAGGACACTTGCTGTCGGTATTGCTATAGGATCGGGATATCTATTCCCCACCACCTTTGAAAAAGAGGTTTACAGCGACCTCACGGGTGAGCGTGGCGTCCTTATGGGATGCCTGGCCGGCGTCTTAGAGGCCCAGTACAATGTCCTGCGCAAACACGGCCACAGCCCCAGTGAGGCCTTCAATGAAACCGTTGAAGAGTTGACCCAGAGCCTGATGCCGCTCGTCGCTCAAAACGGGATGGACTGGATGTACGCCAATTGCAGTACAACTGCCCAACGGGGTGCTTTAGACTGGAAAAACAGGTTCCGTGATGCTGTAGCGCCTGTTTTTGATACATTATATGAAAGCGTAGCCTCAGGCAAAGAAACGGCGATCGTCCTCGATGTAAACTCTGCGCCCGATTACCGGGAGAAACTGCAGAAAGAACTCGATACCATGAAAAACAGCGAGATGTGGCAGGCAGGCGCTTTAGTCCGCTCCTTAAGACCGGAACGGAGAAAAAAATAG
- the ilvN gene encoding acetolactate synthase small subunit encodes MQVKENTISILVNNKPDVLARIAGTFSGRGFNIESISANITRNPELTKIIITTIGNRETVIKLEKQLTKLVDVLEVKDLTDIGSACRELILIRMKMTEANKDEIMQNVDIYRWKVVHTASDYCILEVTGDKDEIENALSVLEPMGIEDFTRTGTVAVER; translated from the coding sequence ATGCAAGTAAAAGAAAACACGATTTCAATCCTGGTAAACAACAAACCTGATGTTCTGGCCAGGATTGCAGGCACCTTCAGTGGCCGGGGGTTTAATATCGAAAGCATCTCGGCAAACATTACCAGAAACCCCGAATTAACCAAAATCATTATTACAACCATCGGTAATCGGGAAACCGTTATAAAACTTGAAAAGCAGCTCACCAAACTTGTCGATGTCCTTGAGGTAAAGGATTTAACAGATATTGGCTCGGCCTGCAGGGAACTGATCCTGATTAGGATGAAAATGACCGAGGCGAATAAAGATGAGATCATGCAAAATGTTGACATCTACAGATGGAAAGTAGTACATACAGCTTCCGATTACTGTATTCTTGAAGTGACAGGCGATAAAGACGAGATTGAAAATGCGCTGTCCGTTCTCGAACCAATGGGAATAGAAGATTTCACCAGAACGGGAACAGTAGCCGTAGAGCGATGA